Proteins found in one Dermacentor silvarum isolate Dsil-2018 chromosome 8, BIME_Dsil_1.4, whole genome shotgun sequence genomic segment:
- the LOC125947635 gene encoding uncharacterized protein K02A2.6-like, which produces MERAGIIAKVDGPTDWYVPGKHLILADMLSRSSPVTRDDTTGATDDVEVHAVAVLGYLVTDATRQKLVNATAQDDYLRTVISCLSTGKNIEGELKPFLSELSVVNGVMLKGTKVVIPKSMQRDMLARIHVGHLGLLECKERARRLVLWPGLNATPLF; this is translated from the exons ATGGAGCGTGCGGGCATCATCGCAAAAGTGGATGGCCCCACAGACTGG TATGTCCCAGGAAAGCACCTCATCTTGGCAGACATGCTGTCGCGATCGTCTCCAGTTACTCGGGACGACACCACTGGCGCCACGGACGATGTGGAAGTACACGCAGTTGCTGTCCTGGGCTACCTGGTCACAGATGCGACACGTCAAAAGCTGGTAAATGCAACGGCACAGGACGACTACCTCCGGACAGTTATCTCCTGCCTGTCAACTGGCAAAAACATCGAAGGGGAACTAAAGCCGTTTTTGTCTGAGCTCTCCGTCGTGAATGGTGTAATGCTAAAAGGCACAAAAGTGGTAATACCAAAAAGCATGCAGCGTGACATGTTAGCAAGAATTCATGTTGGGCATCTGGGACTGCTGGAATGCAaagaaagggctcgtcgtcttGTTTTGTGGCCTGGTCTCAACGCGACACCACTGTTTTGA